A single region of the Austwickia chelonae genome encodes:
- a CDS encoding ABC transporter ATP-binding protein, with the protein MSYIELVNLVKKYGDGYPAVNDVTLDIKDGELMILVGPSGCGKSTLLRMIVGLEEITGGDLRVDGQRINDLAPRERNLAMVFQNYALYPHLTVYENIAFPLRLSKGGLNEASIRDRVERAAAMLELTEHLSRKPGNLSGGQRQRVAMGRAIVRDADAFLFDEPLSNLDAKLRGQMRTEIARMQRSMQMTTIYVTHDQTEAMTLGDRVAVLKKGVLQQCASPRELYEQPVNLFVAGFIGSPPMNFLPAQIAGGRMKLPFGEVPVPGQLKGALLDKSVVIVGIRPEHLKDRNLHERPSPEAVHFSVPIDVTEWLGNEQYAYVPYESDPQVQNRLTELDRELDGEGLRTQMVVNLDARSRVREGENAELFFEPGNMHVFDPESGACLSRDEAQAERIAKESEEDRKRALERAQERQRTTA; encoded by the coding sequence ATGTCCTACATAGAGCTCGTCAACCTGGTCAAGAAGTACGGCGACGGATACCCCGCGGTCAACGATGTGACCCTCGATATCAAGGACGGGGAGCTCATGATCCTCGTCGGGCCTTCCGGCTGCGGGAAATCGACCCTGTTGAGGATGATCGTGGGCTTGGAGGAGATCACCGGGGGTGACCTGCGAGTCGATGGCCAGCGCATCAACGACCTGGCACCTAGGGAACGCAATCTCGCCATGGTGTTCCAGAACTATGCGCTCTATCCGCATCTGACGGTTTACGAGAACATCGCTTTCCCCCTGAGGCTGAGCAAAGGAGGGCTCAACGAAGCCTCGATCCGTGATCGCGTCGAACGTGCTGCTGCCATGCTTGAGCTCACCGAACATCTTTCCCGAAAACCAGGGAACCTGTCCGGTGGGCAACGGCAAAGGGTAGCCATGGGGCGGGCCATCGTCCGGGACGCAGATGCCTTTCTCTTCGACGAACCACTGTCGAACCTCGATGCGAAGCTCCGTGGACAGATGCGCACCGAGATCGCACGGATGCAACGATCCATGCAGATGACCACTATCTACGTGACCCATGACCAGACCGAGGCGATGACTCTGGGGGACCGGGTCGCCGTGCTGAAGAAAGGCGTTCTGCAACAGTGCGCCAGCCCCCGCGAACTCTACGAGCAGCCGGTCAACCTCTTCGTCGCCGGATTCATTGGATCGCCTCCGATGAACTTCCTGCCTGCACAGATCGCTGGAGGTCGGATGAAGCTCCCCTTCGGAGAGGTGCCCGTACCGGGCCAGCTGAAGGGTGCACTCCTCGACAAGTCGGTGGTCATCGTCGGCATCCGCCCCGAACACCTCAAAGATCGGAATCTGCACGAACGACCCTCTCCCGAAGCTGTGCACTTCAGCGTTCCCATCGATGTCACCGAATGGTTGGGCAACGAACAGTACGCCTACGTGCCCTATGAATCAGACCCTCAAGTGCAGAACAGGCTGACCGAACTCGACCGTGAGCTCGACGGGGAAGGACTGCGCACCCAGATGGTCGTCAACCTGGATGCTCGCAGCAGAGTCCGTGAAGGAGAGAACGCCGAACTGTTCTTCGAACCCGGCAATATGCACGTCTTCGACCCGGAGAGCGGGGCCTGCCTCAGCCGAGACGAAGCCCAGGCCGAACGGATCGCCAAGGAGAGCGAAGAAGATCGGAAACGCGCGCTCGAGCGTGCGCAGGAGCGTCAGCGTACGACGGCCTGA
- a CDS encoding exodeoxyribonuclease VII small subunit, with the protein MDDEQIDNSDRPDASSAQADVSGLSYEVARDELVSIVGRLEGGHVGLEESMRLWERGEALADRCESWLKGAEHRLRGAEDAAVPE; encoded by the coding sequence GTGGACGATGAGCAGATCGACAACAGTGACCGGCCGGATGCGTCGTCGGCGCAGGCCGATGTGTCAGGGCTGTCCTACGAAGTTGCCCGCGACGAGCTGGTTTCCATTGTGGGTCGGTTGGAGGGCGGTCACGTCGGCCTGGAGGAGAGCATGCGCCTGTGGGAGCGCGGCGAAGCCCTGGCTGACCGTTGTGAGTCCTGGTTGAAGGGCGCCGAGCATCGTCTGCGCGGCGCCGAGGACGCAGCTGTCCCGGAGTGA
- a CDS encoding 4-hydroxy-3-methylbut-2-enyl diphosphate reductase produces MSESKRVLLAAPRGYCAGVDRAVVTVEKALELYGPPVYVRKEIVHNKHVVDTLARRGAVFVDETEQVPEGATVVFSAHGVSPIVHEEAASRSLKTIDATCPLVTKVHREARRFAGSDYDILLIGHEGHEEVVGTSGEAPEHITIVDGPDDVDNVQVRDPEKVVWLSQTTLSVDETMETVRRLRERFPQMIDPPSDDICYATQNRQHAVKQMAAECDLMIVVGSRNSSNSVRLVEVAVEHGAKAGYLVDYAAEIDDAWFDDVRTIGVTSGASVPEILVRDVLAALADRGYVDVDTVVSAEESLLFALPNELRREIKARGGSSKIHRSDIGGHLH; encoded by the coding sequence GTGAGCGAGAGCAAGCGTGTGCTGTTGGCAGCGCCCCGTGGATACTGCGCCGGCGTCGATCGTGCCGTCGTCACCGTCGAGAAAGCCCTGGAGCTGTACGGTCCCCCGGTCTATGTGCGTAAAGAGATCGTGCACAACAAACACGTCGTGGACACCCTGGCCCGACGTGGAGCGGTCTTCGTCGACGAGACCGAACAGGTTCCTGAAGGCGCGACCGTCGTCTTCTCCGCGCACGGTGTCTCCCCGATCGTCCACGAGGAAGCCGCCTCCCGATCGCTGAAGACGATCGACGCGACCTGCCCGCTGGTGACCAAAGTGCACCGGGAAGCTCGCAGGTTCGCCGGTAGCGACTACGACATCTTGCTCATCGGCCACGAAGGACACGAAGAAGTCGTCGGCACCTCCGGCGAGGCGCCCGAACACATCACGATCGTCGACGGCCCTGACGACGTCGACAACGTCCAGGTCCGCGACCCCGAGAAAGTGGTCTGGCTCTCCCAGACCACCCTGAGCGTCGACGAGACGATGGAGACGGTACGCCGCCTCCGGGAACGCTTCCCCCAGATGATCGACCCGCCCAGCGACGACATCTGCTACGCCACCCAGAACCGGCAACACGCCGTCAAACAGATGGCTGCCGAATGCGACCTGATGATCGTGGTCGGATCACGCAACTCCTCGAATTCCGTACGACTCGTCGAAGTCGCTGTCGAACACGGCGCCAAAGCCGGGTATCTCGTCGACTACGCCGCCGAGATCGACGATGCCTGGTTCGATGACGTACGCACTATCGGGGTGACCTCCGGAGCATCTGTGCCGGAGATCCTCGTCCGCGATGTACTGGCTGCGCTCGCCGATCGGGGATATGTGGACGTCGACACGGTCGTCTCCGCAGAAGAGAGCTTGCTCTTCGCGCTGCCCAATGAGTTACGTCGGGAGATCAAAGCCCGGGGTGGCTCCTCGAAGATCCACCGGTCCGACATCGGTGGACATCTGCACTGA
- the xseA gene encoding exodeoxyribonuclease VII large subunit, which produces MPEKAALTTAEDPWPVHLLSTKITEYVGRMSPLWVEGQVVQFNRRSGRLCFLTLRDPDVDMSLTVTLPGTVVDALPSPLTSGSRVVVQARPTFWAKRGTLQLEGRQIQPIGEGDLLARIEQLKRRLSDEGLFAPQRKRSLPFLPRVVGLICGRASAAEQDVLENARRRWPAVRFEVREVPVQGVDAVSAVRGALSELDGHDQVDVIVIARGGGSFEDLLPFSSEELVRAVAAAATPVVSAIGHDVDTPLLDFVADLRASTPTDAAKQVVPDVAEERTGLATVRTRLGQGIRVRLAAERRHLDGLRTRPVLADPATMLAPHRQETASLRSRMQLRLTSQIHRERDTVHHLQARVRALSPLSTLQRGYAVVENPDGGLLAHSAMLTPEQTVRVKMADGSFDARVVAVAQGHRHVAVGGPDSSTPADTSVG; this is translated from the coding sequence CTGCCGGAGAAGGCTGCGTTGACCACTGCCGAGGATCCGTGGCCGGTGCATCTGCTGTCGACGAAGATCACCGAGTACGTCGGCCGGATGAGCCCGCTGTGGGTCGAAGGGCAGGTCGTGCAGTTCAACAGAAGGTCAGGTCGGCTGTGTTTCCTGACCTTGCGGGACCCGGATGTCGACATGTCGTTGACCGTGACTCTGCCCGGCACGGTCGTCGATGCGCTGCCTTCCCCGTTGACGAGTGGTTCTCGGGTGGTGGTCCAGGCTCGGCCCACATTCTGGGCAAAACGGGGGACTCTTCAGCTGGAAGGTCGACAGATCCAGCCGATCGGTGAGGGCGATCTCCTGGCTCGGATCGAGCAGTTGAAACGTCGGCTCAGCGACGAGGGTCTTTTCGCCCCTCAGCGGAAACGCTCGCTGCCTTTTCTTCCACGCGTGGTCGGTCTGATCTGCGGACGGGCCAGTGCCGCCGAACAGGATGTCCTGGAGAATGCTCGGCGCAGGTGGCCTGCAGTCCGTTTCGAGGTCCGTGAGGTACCCGTCCAAGGTGTCGATGCCGTCTCGGCCGTCCGTGGTGCGCTGTCCGAACTGGACGGACACGATCAGGTCGACGTCATCGTGATTGCTCGTGGCGGTGGGTCCTTCGAGGATCTGCTCCCCTTCAGCAGCGAGGAACTCGTGCGCGCGGTCGCGGCCGCTGCTACCCCGGTGGTCAGCGCCATCGGTCATGACGTGGACACTCCCCTGTTGGATTTTGTCGCCGATCTACGAGCCTCCACGCCCACCGATGCCGCCAAACAGGTCGTCCCCGACGTCGCAGAGGAACGGACCGGGCTGGCCACCGTACGCACTCGCCTGGGGCAGGGAATCCGTGTGCGGCTGGCTGCCGAACGACGCCACTTGGACGGATTACGTACCCGACCGGTGCTCGCCGATCCCGCGACGATGCTCGCACCGCACCGCCAGGAAACGGCATCATTGCGTTCTCGGATGCAGCTCCGGTTGACTTCGCAGATCCATCGCGAGCGGGACACCGTCCATCATCTGCAAGCCAGGGTGCGCGCGCTCAGCCCGTTGTCGACTCTCCAACGCGGATATGCGGTGGTGGAGAATCCCGATGGTGGGCTTCTGGCACACAGCGCGATGCTCACCCCTGAGCAGACCGTGCGGGTGAAGATGGCCGACGGCTCTTTCGACGCCCGCGTCGTGGCAGTGGCTCAGGGTCACCGACATGTCGCCGTCGGTGGCCCTGATTCGTCCACACCTGCTGACACGAGCGTAGGGTGA
- a CDS encoding carbohydrate ABC transporter permease, translating into MSAEASRKKTWGMLALAVPIMLWTMVPLLWMLSLSLKDSQSQSDVEKNLFGNFWPKEPSLENYDLIFNGGARELFLPALRNSLIVCLSATLISVILAMFCAYAISRLAFPGRRLILGTALVVSFFPVISLVTPLYDLWRRIGLFDTIPGLVLPYLSLTLPLSIWIMTAFFKQIPWEMEQAAQVDGATSWEAFRKVIIPLAMPGVFTTAIITFFTAWNDFVFAISLTSSEKARTVPAALAFFTGSSQFEQPTGAIMAASVVVTIPVILLVLIFQQRIVAGLTSGAVKG; encoded by the coding sequence ATGTCAGCCGAGGCCAGTAGGAAGAAGACATGGGGCATGCTTGCCCTGGCCGTCCCGATCATGTTGTGGACCATGGTCCCGCTGCTGTGGATGCTTTCTCTGTCCTTGAAAGATTCCCAGTCGCAGTCCGATGTCGAGAAGAATCTGTTCGGTAATTTCTGGCCTAAGGAACCGAGCCTGGAGAACTACGACCTGATCTTCAACGGTGGCGCGCGTGAGCTCTTCCTGCCAGCGCTGCGCAATTCCCTGATCGTCTGTCTTAGCGCGACTTTGATCTCGGTGATCCTGGCGATGTTCTGCGCCTACGCCATCAGCCGATTGGCCTTTCCCGGTCGGCGGCTGATCCTCGGAACGGCTCTGGTGGTCTCCTTCTTCCCGGTGATCTCCCTGGTGACCCCGCTGTACGACCTGTGGCGTCGAATCGGTCTGTTCGACACCATCCCCGGACTGGTCCTGCCCTATCTCTCCTTGACCCTGCCGCTGTCCATCTGGATTATGACGGCCTTCTTCAAACAGATTCCCTGGGAGATGGAACAAGCGGCTCAAGTAGACGGGGCGACCAGTTGGGAAGCCTTCCGGAAGGTGATCATTCCTCTGGCGATGCCGGGAGTGTTTACCACCGCGATCATCACGTTCTTCACCGCCTGGAACGACTTCGTCTTCGCTATCTCGCTGACCTCATCGGAGAAGGCCAGGACGGTGCCGGCTGCGCTGGCCTTTTTCACTGGTTCATCACAGTTCGAACAGCCCACCGGGGCCATCATGGCGGCTTCGGTCGTCGTCACCATCCCGGTGATCCTGCTGGTACTGATCTTCCAACAACGCATCGTGGCCGGCCTGACATCAGGTGCTGTCAAGGGGTAG
- a CDS encoding DUF4245 family protein, producing MTGIDSTQTSASGGGSHPGGDRAPSPAGESTGARPTSTHGRGNWRSLVVSMIVMSLFVFAVVALMPRPVARERATVDVQRTVGQIRTDPTWPVALVETGDQWHATLVRHSADDKGIMTWRVGYHRRPGDDRYVVLSQAKSADLAGREGLEAWLERETLGSETRDNVEIAGRYWQRRNASIESGTGERIRRSLVADAGPGSGELVTVLSGEVDEATLSVFAAALRMPKPAEAPSTSR from the coding sequence GTGACCGGCATCGACTCCACGCAGACCTCTGCCTCGGGCGGGGGAAGCCATCCCGGTGGCGACCGCGCGCCTTCTCCTGCTGGAGAATCCACCGGGGCTCGGCCCACGAGTACACACGGACGGGGGAACTGGCGCAGCCTGGTCGTCTCCATGATCGTGATGAGTCTGTTCGTCTTCGCCGTCGTCGCCCTGATGCCGCGGCCGGTCGCCCGCGAACGCGCCACGGTCGACGTTCAACGCACCGTCGGTCAGATCCGTACCGACCCGACCTGGCCGGTCGCGCTCGTGGAAACAGGGGATCAATGGCATGCCACGCTCGTCCGGCACTCGGCCGACGACAAAGGGATCATGACCTGGCGGGTCGGATACCATCGCCGACCCGGTGACGACCGTTATGTTGTGCTCAGCCAGGCCAAGAGCGCAGATTTAGCTGGTCGGGAAGGGCTGGAAGCCTGGCTGGAACGAGAGACCCTGGGGTCTGAGACCCGGGACAACGTCGAGATCGCCGGCCGGTATTGGCAGCGACGCAATGCCTCGATCGAGAGCGGCACCGGGGAACGCATCCGGCGTAGCCTCGTCGCTGACGCCGGACCGGGGTCAGGAGAACTGGTCACCGTGCTGAGTGGAGAGGTCGACGAAGCCACGCTGTCGGTCTTCGCTGCGGCATTGCGTATGCCGAAACCGGCAGAGGCCCCATCGACATCGCGGTGA
- a CDS encoding carbohydrate ABC transporter permease, which translates to MEPSGKGKNAQPSVKRAKRKREEYLLGWKLAGPAFVIMVAVTAYPILQAIWTSFFSYRLTDPQSREFIGANNYFTALTDVEFGKAIMVTLAITAVTVIVELVLGMIIAMVMHRIVFPRKALRTIVLLPYSIITVVSGFAWLYGFRVTTGFTNHWLNFLSAGRFPLAYDWFGDTWSALAVICLSEIWKTTPFMSLLLLAGLAQVDSTLEEAAKVDGATFLQVLTRVILPNMKAAIMVALLFRTLDAFRIFDNIFIMTGGADGTRSFSLLAYDQTISRVEVGMGSTLSVLLFLCVLFIAYVFIRFFKVDLVEGKG; encoded by the coding sequence ATGGAGCCCTCCGGCAAAGGGAAGAACGCCCAGCCGTCGGTGAAACGAGCGAAACGGAAACGAGAGGAATATCTTCTGGGGTGGAAGCTTGCCGGACCGGCTTTTGTCATCATGGTGGCCGTCACTGCCTATCCCATCCTGCAAGCGATATGGACTTCTTTCTTCTCCTACCGGCTCACCGACCCTCAAAGTCGTGAATTCATCGGGGCGAACAATTACTTCACAGCGCTGACCGATGTCGAATTCGGAAAAGCGATCATGGTCACCCTGGCCATTACTGCTGTCACCGTTATCGTGGAACTCGTTCTCGGCATGATCATCGCGATGGTCATGCACCGGATCGTCTTTCCTCGCAAAGCACTACGTACCATCGTGCTCCTTCCCTACTCGATCATCACCGTCGTCTCCGGGTTCGCCTGGCTCTACGGATTCAGAGTCACCACTGGATTCACGAACCACTGGCTGAACTTCCTCTCAGCCGGGCGGTTCCCACTCGCCTACGACTGGTTCGGGGACACCTGGAGCGCGCTCGCGGTCATCTGCCTGTCGGAGATCTGGAAGACGACTCCATTCATGTCACTGCTCCTGCTGGCCGGTCTTGCCCAGGTCGACTCCACCCTGGAGGAAGCCGCGAAGGTCGACGGTGCGACCTTCCTCCAGGTACTCACCCGCGTCATCCTTCCCAACATGAAGGCGGCGATCATGGTTGCGCTGCTCTTCCGGACGTTGGACGCCTTCCGCATCTTCGACAACATCTTCATCATGACCGGCGGTGCCGACGGGACCAGGTCCTTCTCTCTGCTCGCCTACGACCAGACCATCAGCCGTGTCGAGGTCGGCATGGGCTCAACTCTGTCTGTCCTGCTCTTCCTGTGCGTTCTGTTCATCGCCTATGTCTTCATCAGATTCTTCAAGGTCGACCTGGTCGAAGGGAAAGGGTGA